From a region of the Triticum aestivum cultivar Chinese Spring chromosome 7D, IWGSC CS RefSeq v2.1, whole genome shotgun sequence genome:
- the LOC123168540 gene encoding F-box protein At5g18160-like, translating to MPDKKGATMLEDLPGEIMDMILIRLPSKDVGRCRVVNTSWRSATSTPKFMLEHHRRQPLVPIVDAHGRAVSHVVFGDVGGGTSSQELWPLVREGNLSFTLKGSCDGFLIIYHHTQPSFFICNPVTRKYVILPQPQGQFNFVIGFYRHHPTGEYRVLWFSLSHDSSKSSVYVLTVGSDKPRRIIVKIPTVSSPSVENRLMNEVHFSSGFSPPVHHRGSLHWWLSGSSDITGGCADTIVFDTEAESFRWMRSPGQHCPNSMLFDMKGTLAFWAGSTPASFSTMDVWVMQDYEAQIWAFKYRIELSTVEASRQLYLTSYKKKKRTPIDSMVQSFNDMAVLNERELLVRFNGKHVLHCDVDGKFLGLVKIGKNQHCMRLAHYRLQESILPIPSHEMHQG from the coding sequence ATGCCAGACAAGAAAGGCGCAACCATGCTTGAGGACCTGCCAGGGGAGATTATGGACATGATACTCATCCGATTGCCCTCCAAAGACGTCGGCCGCTGTCGAGTTGTCAACACGTCATGGCGCAGTGCCACATCCACCCCCAAATTCATGCTCGAACACCACCGCCGACAGCCGTTGGTTCCCATTGTCGATGCGCATGGGCGGGCTGTCAGTCATGTCGTCTTTGGTGACGTCGGTGGTGGCACCTCCAGTCAAGAGCTCTGGCCGTTGGTCCGGGAAGGCAATCTCAGTTTCACTCTCAAAGGCTCCTGCGATGGCTTCTTGATTATCTACCATCACACGCAACCCAGTTTCTTCATCTGCAACCCGGTCACCCGCAAGTATGTTATCCTACCGCAGCCTCAAGGGCAATTCAACTTCGTAATTGGTTTCTACCGCCACCATCCAACTGGAGAATATAGGGTGCTCTGGTTCTCTCTGTCACATGACTCGTCTAAATCCAGCGTATATGTCCTCACAGTGGGATCTGACAAGCCAAGGCGCATCATAGTAAAAATTCCAACGGTCTCATCGCCTTCTGTGGAAAATAGGTTAATGAATGAGGTGCACTTTTCATCCGGCTTTTCACCACCAGTCCACCACCGTGGCAGCCTGCACTGGTGGCTTTCTGGTTCCAGTGACATCACAGGAGGATGTGCAGACACTATTGTGTTTGACACAGAAGCCGAGTCATTCCGGTGGATGCGCAGTCCTGGCCAGCATTGCCCTAATAGCATGCTGTTTGATATGAAAGGGACGCTTGCATTCTGGGCCGGCTCGACTCCTGCTAGTTTCTCCACTATGGATGTCTGGGTGATGCAAGATTACGAGGCCCAAATCTGGGCTTTCAAGTATCGGATCGAACTGTCAACGGTGGAGGCATCACGTCAACTTTATTTAACTTCttacaaaaagaaaaagagaacACCAATTGATTCAATGGTGCAGTCGTTCAATGATATGGCTGTGTTAAATGAGCGTGAGCTACTGGTCAGGTTCAATGGCAAACATGTGTTGCACTGTGACGTTGATGGCAAATTCTTAGGTTTGGTTAAAATTGGTAAGAATCAGCATTGTATGCGGCTTGCTCATTACCGCCTCCAGGAGAGCATTCTTCCAATTCCGTCCCATGAGATGCATCAAGGTTAA